One genomic region from Argentina anserina chromosome 2, drPotAnse1.1, whole genome shotgun sequence encodes:
- the LOC126782034 gene encoding type III polyketide synthase B produces the protein MGSDVGVALGDSTMKANPGKATILALGKAFPHQLVMQDYLVDGYFRDTNCDDPDLKEKLARLCKSISHQLSICMNCRSQTTTVKTRYVVMSDEILKRCPELALEGIPTVKQRLDICNDAVTQMAIEASQACIKNWGRPVSDITHVVYVSSSEARLPGGDLYLARGLELSPQTKRVMLYFSGCSGGVAGLRVAKDIAENNPNSRVLLATSETTIIGYKPPSAHRPYDLVGVALFGDGAGAMIIGSDPEIVSEKPLFELHTALQEFLPGTEKTIDGRLTEEGISFKLGRELPQVIEDNVEGFCGRLMDAVGFDNKEYNNMFWAVHPGGPAILNRMEKRLDLLPEKLNASRRALMDYGNASSNTIVYVLEYMIEESKKIKKEQSCGEWGLILAFGPGITFEGILARNLTI, from the exons ATGGGGAGTGACGTCGGTGTTGCACTAGGAGATTCTACAATGAAGGCCAACCCAGGGAAAGCTACGATTCTGGCTCTTGGCAAGGCCTTCCCTCACCAGCTTGTCATGCAGGATTATCTGGTTGATGGATATTTCAGAGATACCAACTGTGATGATCCAGACCTCAAGGAGAAGCTGGCTCGACTTTGTAAGTCCATCTCTCACCAGCTATCTATATGCATGAATTGTAGATCTCAA ACAACGACAGTCAAAACTCGGTATGTGGTCATGTCAGACGAGATTCTAAAGCGATGTCCAGAGCTTGCACTTGAGGGTATTCCCACAGTGAAGCAAAGACTAGACATTTGCAACGATGCTGTAACACAGATGGCCATTGAAGCTTCACAGGCTTGCATCAAGAATTGGGGCAGACCTGTTTCAGACATAACACATGTGGTCTACGTCTCATCCAGTGAAGCTAGACTACCTGGTGGAGACCTTTACCTAGCAAGAGGACTTGAACTCTCCCCACAGACTAAGAGAGTCATGCTTTACTTCTCGGGCTGCTCCGGTGGCGTGGCAGGTCTTCGTGTAGCAAAAGACATTGCCGAGAACAACCCAAACAGCAGAGTTCTGCTTGCTACTTCTGAAACTACTATTATCGGCTACAAGCCACCGAGTGCACATAGACCATATGATCTTGTTGGCGTAGCACTGTTCGGTGATGGTGCTGGAGCAATGATCATTGGCTCAGACCCGGAGATAGTCTCTGAAAAGCCTCTATTTGAGCTTCACACGGCTCTTCAGGAATTCTTGCCAGGCACAGAGAAGACCATAGATGGAAGGCTCACAGAAGAAGGGATTAGTTTCAAGTTAGGAAGAGAGCTTCCTCAGGTAATCGAAGATAATGTAGAGGGGTTCTGTGGAAGGTTGATGGATGCAGTTGGGTTTGATAACAAGGAATACAACAATATGTTCTGGGCTGTTCATCCAGGGGGTCCTGCAATCTTGAATCGGATGGAGAAGCGCCTGGATTTGTTGCCAGAAAAGCTTAATGCTAGCAGAAGAGCTCTGATGGATTATGGGAATGCTAGCAGCAATACTATTGTGTATGTGCTTGAGTACATGATAGAAGAGAGCAAAAAGATCAAGAAAGAGCAATCATGTGGTGAATGGGGTTTGATTCTGGCCTTCGGACCTGGCATAACTTTCGAGGGAATCCTAGCAAGGAACCTTACTATCTAA
- the LOC126782286 gene encoding basic form of pathogenesis-related protein 1-like, giving the protein MAFNTVLFGVCCTLIITFHLSQARFISSRHQGFIDEHNKARAEVGVGPITWNETVAEYARKYAKTRIKTCEMEHSGGPYGENLAEGFGKMSGAQAVRYWVTEKPNYDYASNKCVNDECLHYTQVVWRDSVNLGCARTRCKNGWVFIICNYYPPGNYIGERPY; this is encoded by the coding sequence ATGGCGTTTAACACGGTCCTCTTTGGTGTATGCTGTACACTAATCATAACATTTCACCTCTCTCAAGCCAGATTTATTAGCAGTCGCCATCAAGGGTTCATTGATGAACACAACAAAGCTCGAGCAGAGGTTGGTGTTGGTCCGATCACATGGAATGAAACTGTAGCAGAGTACGCACGAAAGTATGCCAAAACAAGAATTAAGACCTGCGAAATGGAGCATTCTGGAGGACCCTACGGCGAGAATTTGGCTGAAGGTTTTGGTAAAATGTCAGGTGCACAAGCTGTGAGGTATTGGGTGACTGAGAAGCCTAACTATGACTATGCCTCTAACAAATGTGTTAATGATGAATGTTTGCATTATACACAAGTGGTTTGGCGCGATTCTGTTAATCTCGGTTGTGCTAGGACCAGATGTAAAAATGGGTGGGTGTTTATAATTTGTAATTATTATCCTCCTGGGAACTATATCGGAGAGCGTCCCTATTAG
- the LOC126782289 gene encoding pathogenesis-related protein 1-like, with translation MGFNKVLFCVCTLLVIYSSHLSEARKKGHNPHHGHSHRDHPHQDKPPQDLANERNKVPGKVPTPDHPNQDKPQQEMTNEHNKVPVQVPAPNNPHQDFIDEHNKARAEVGVGPITWNDTVAVYAQKYAESKIETCEMVHSEGPYGENLAEGYGEMTGAQAVKFWVTEKTNYDYASNKCVNDECGHYTQVVWRNSIHLGCASVKCKNGWVFVICSYDPPGNYQDERPY, from the coding sequence ATGGGATTTAACAAGGTATTGTTCTGCGTGTGCACCTTACTAGTGATCTATAGTTCTCATCTCTCTGAAGCTAGAAAGAAAGGTCACAATCCTCACCATGGCCATTCCCACCGTGACCATCCCCACCAAGACAAGCCCCCACAAGACCTGGCTAATGAACGCAACAAAGTTCCCGGAAAGGTACCGACTCCCGACCATCCCAACCAAGACAAGCCCCAGCAGGAAATGACTAATGAACACAACAAAGTTCCCGTTCAGGTGCCAGCGCCCAACAATCCCCACCAAGACTTCATTGATGAACACAACAAAGCTCGAGCCGAGGTTGGTGTTGGTCCGATCACATGGAACGACACAGTTGCAGTGTACGCACAAAAGTATGCTGAGTCGAAAATAGAGACCTGTGAAATGGTGCATTCTGAAGGACCCTATGGTGAGAACTTGGCTGAAGGTTATGGTGAAATGACGGGTGCACAAGCTGTCAAGTTTTGGGTGACTGAGAAGACTAACTATGATTACGCTTCTAACAAATGTGTTAATGATGAATGTGGGCATTATACGCAAGTGGTTTGGCGCAATTCTATTCATCTTGGTTGTGCTAGTGTCAAGTGTAAAAATGGGTGGGTGTTTGTAATTTGTAGTTATGATCCTCCTGGCAACTATCAGGACGAGCGtccatattaa
- the LOC126782027 gene encoding 5'-methylthioadenosine/S-adenosylhomocysteine nucleosidase translates to MAPEDAMVAGAEKRPVSSVLLVIAMQTEALPVVQKLSLTEVADSGFPKGVPWVRYHGFYKDLEINLVWPGKDQTLGVDSVGTVPASLVTYAAIQALQPDLIINAGTAGGFKEKGACIGDVYLATDVAYHDRRIPIPVFDLYGVGCRLACSTPSLQKELDLKVGKLSTGNSLDMSPQDESSIIANDATVKDMEGAAVAYVADLLKVPAIFVKAVTDIIDGEKPSAEEFMQNLIAVTAALEQGITKVIDFINGKCLCDL, encoded by the exons ATGGCTCCGGAGGACGCCATGGTCGCCGGAGCTGAGAAGCGCCCCGTCTCCTCCGTCCTCCTCGTCATCG CTATGCAGACGGAGGCGCTTCCGGTGGTGCAGAAGTTGAGTCTCACTGAGGTAGCTGACTCCGG GTTTCCGAAGGGAGTTCCGTGGGTTCGGTATCATGGATTTTACAAAGATCTTGAAATTAATCTAGTGTGGCCTGGGAAGGATCAAACGTTgg GGGTTGATTCAGTAGGCACGGTTCCTGCATCCCTTGTTACCTATGCTGCTATTCAAGCATTACAGCCAGACCTAATTATCAATGCAGGGACTGCTGGTGGCTTTAag GAGAAAGGAGCCTGCATTGGTGATGTGTATCTCGCAACTGATGTTGCTTACCATGATAGAAGGATACCTATTCCT GTTTTTGATCTATATGGAGTTGGCTGTCGACTGGCCTGCTCAACACCAAGTCTTCAAAAGGAACTTGACCTCAAG GTTGGCAAGCTGTCTACTGGGAACTCTTTGGATATGTCTCCACAGGATGAATCATCAATCATTGCAAATGATGCTACAGTTAAAGACATGGAG GGTGCAGCTGTTGCCTACGTGGCAGATCTACTGAAAGTCCCAGCAATATTTGTTAAAGCTGTGACTGATATAATCGATGGTGAAAAACCAAGTGCAGAAGAATTCATGCAAAACTTGATTGCAGTAACTGCTGCACTTGAGCAGGGGATCACCAAAGTTATTGATTTTATTAATGGAAAGTGCCTCTGTGATCTTTGA
- the LOC126782293 gene encoding COBRA-like protein 1 gives MAFISIHSNQSNCLWPFALVSIIVVAMGSLSDCYDPLDPNGNITVTFDTYQWEDDGYSAKVTIQNFYQYRHVDQPGWKLGWIWAQNEMIWSMKGAFATKQGNCSSFKSDMLHSCVKDPEILDLMPDSSPDQMTDGCCRGGLLDAWAINPSKSFSSFQLKVGNLQANSFGTAPLNLTLMAPGLGYTCGPLLDVNPTVSLDIGGKRQVQVFRTWKTTCTYSSFIAAKTPVCCVSLSTFYNPTITACPLCSCGCRSADITTEICKRTSSPLTNDVQSDPDVVKCTDHMCPIRVHWHIMSNYVDHWRVKLTVTNYNYHKSFLDWNLLVQHPGFSQRTTIYSFNSTMLPDGFRDEVALFWGIPYVNAELISTTEDELGSVTTEMLLKKDMESFTFSHGWAFPRRLYFNGESCQMPLPDSFPTLPNGAVFIFAQPPHCLFLLLTYLTSQALLVPWL, from the exons ATGGCATTCATCAGCATCCACTCCAACCAGTCTAATTGTTTGTGGCCTTTCGCGCTAGTGTCAATAATAGTAGTTGCCATGGGAAGTTTATCAG ACTGCTATGATCCCTTGGATCCAAATGGAAATATTACAGTTACTTTCGACACTTATCAATGGGAAGATGATGGCTATTCG GCAAAGGTAACCATCCAAAATTTCTACCAATATCGTCATGTAGACCAACCTGGTTGGAAGCTGGGATGGATATGGGCACAGAATGAGATGATTTGGTCAATGAAGGGTGCATTTGCCACAAAACAAGGAAACTGCTCATCCTTCAAGTCAGATATGTTACACTCCTGCGTCAAAGATCCTGAAATACTTGATCTCATGCCAGATTCTTCCCCAGATCAAATGACAGATGGCTGCTGCCGTGGTGGCCTTCTTGATGCATGGGCTATCAATCCCTCCAAGTCTTTCTCTTCATTTCAACTTAAAGTTGGCAATTTGCAGGCAAATTCTTTTGGAACTGCACCTCTCAACCTTACTCTAATGGCACCAGGTCTTGGATACACTTGCGGACCACTTTTGGATGTCAATCCGACAGTCTCTTTGGATATTGGGGGTAAAAGACAAGTTCAAGTTTTCA GAACATGGAAAACTACATGCACCTATTCAAGTTTTATAGCTGCCAAAACACCAGTCTGTTGTGTTTCACTCTCTACATTTTACAATCCTACCATCACAGCATGCCCCTTATGTAGCTGTGGATGCAGATCAGCAGATATAACTACAGAAATATGCAAAAG AACCAGTTCCCCATTAACAAATGATGTTCAAAGTGATCCTGATGTGGTGAAATGCACTGATCATATGTGCCCTATAAGAGTCCATTGGCATATCATGAGCAACTATGTGGATCATTGGAGAGTAAAACTCACAGTTACTAACTATAACTATCATAAAAGCTTTTTGGACTGGAATTTACTGGTTCAGCATCCAGGTTTCAGCCAGAGGACAACAATATATAGTTTCAACAGTACAATGCTTCCTGATGGGTTTAGAG ATGAAGTTGCCCTCTTTTGGGGCATACCCTACGTGAACGCCGAGCTGATTTCCACCACGGAGGACGAACTGGGTTCAGTCACAACAGAGATGCTTTTGAAGAAGGACATGGAGTCCTTCACATTCTCACATGGATGGGCTTTCCCTAGAAGATTATATTTCAATGGAGAGAGTTGCCAGATGCCCCTACCAGATAGTTTCCCAACTCTACCAAATGGTGCAGTCTTCATTTTTGCACAACCCCCACATTGTTTGTTCTTGCTTTTGACATATTTGACATCCCAGGCACTACTAGTTCCATGGCTTTGA